Proteins from a genomic interval of Clostridium sp. 'deep sea':
- a CDS encoding FtsW/RodA/SpoVE family cell cycle protein, with protein MGKAKTVGEQYNKIFVPIIEWPVLSLITIMSILGLVIQLFIIRNSDFYPVPYVIIATVLGCLVLYGLLKFDYTMLAKKAHTFYALLTILVLVLFIFNKSAITNKQFYSFFVMLLYPVLFASIVFNKKSKGYKGLLSSWLYLLMPFFMCINSMHMTCAFIMLFSFVFLQVYANNINWFSIKKFKGFLITLGLFLLLLMTAIVVYINMQSSILISSNFVNKDVISLLKEAKIFGKSSLFINSFIPNFRYSTDFCLLFLIMRYGWLIFIAISLLIIKFIVKGFRTCIKQQSMFGKFLGFTILIIYVMQVFSYYLYNLGLQIMNPLTLPFISYGNLAILINMSLMGILMSVFRSGHVVSI; from the coding sequence ATGGGTAAAGCCAAAACAGTAGGTGAGCAGTATAACAAAATTTTTGTTCCTATTATTGAGTGGCCGGTATTATCATTGATAACAATTATGTCAATACTAGGTTTAGTTATTCAATTATTTATAATTAGAAATAGTGATTTTTATCCTGTGCCTTATGTTATTATTGCTACTGTACTGGGATGTTTAGTTTTATATGGCTTACTTAAGTTTGATTATACTATGTTAGCAAAAAAAGCACATACTTTTTATGCACTATTAACTATATTAGTACTGGTTCTATTTATATTTAACAAGTCAGCAATAACAAATAAACAGTTTTATAGTTTTTTTGTGATGCTTTTATATCCTGTTTTGTTTGCTAGTATAGTTTTTAATAAAAAAAGCAAAGGTTATAAAGGTCTTTTAAGTTCCTGGCTATATTTATTAATGCCTTTTTTTATGTGTATAAACTCTATGCATATGACCTGTGCATTTATTATGTTATTTAGCTTTGTATTTTTACAGGTTTATGCTAACAATATTAACTGGTTTAGTATTAAAAAATTTAAAGGTTTTTTAATTACTTTAGGGCTTTTTTTACTATTACTTATGACAGCTATTGTTGTTTATATTAATATGCAAAGCTCAATTTTAATCAGCTCAAATTTTGTAAACAAAGATGTTATATCTCTGCTAAAAGAAGCTAAAATTTTTGGAAAGAGCAGTTTGTTTATTAACTCTTTTATACCTAACTTTAGATATAGTACTGATTTTTGCTTGTTATTTTTAATAATGAGATATGGTTGGCTTATTTTTATAGCTATAAGTTTGTTAATAATTAAGTTTATTGTTAAAGGCTTTAGAACATGTATTAAACAGCAAAGCATGTTTGGTAAGTTTTTAGGCTTTACTATTCTTATAATATATGTAATGCAAGTGTTTTCCTATTATTTATATAATCTAGGGTTGCAAATAATGAATCCATTAACGTTACCATTTATATCATACGGTAACTTAGCTATATTAATAAACATGTCTTTAATGGGTATATTAATGTCTGTGTTTAGGTCTGGTCATGTTGTATCTATCTAA